In Penaeus vannamei isolate JL-2024 chromosome 14, ASM4276789v1, whole genome shotgun sequence, one DNA window encodes the following:
- the LOC113808595 gene encoding transmembrane protein 248 → MVMCSSVRECFGSKPPMAVFSMSIVGFALTLVGVSLYFQSHKTQILNPDIKDWNSFFTTLSDMEVCFPSPQSPDEAVLRTRARRELASASLTTTTTSNSLLMATDARGNDTEANVTISILADVQVQRKGVSLEGLTLHSLVGAKFFGFKRDKSFLEVTIDLARQISKNWTACMTLSGPAHLLPNSPQTPPTCTPVKEPKTNEVFLAQPWLVLEEDEWCMNGTVGSLSVAPQHELNVYLTEGDVTLIQVHILYTTCLLCVMMIGLLFYFLCGKRCSTRTKAAPLPDKVPLNP, encoded by the exons atggtgatgtgcaGCAGTGTAAGAGAATGCTTCGGGTCCAAGCCTCCGATGGCCGTGTTCAGCATGTCCATAGTAGGGTTTGCTCTGACTCTGGTTGGGGTCTCGCTTTACTTCCAGAGCCACAAGACACAGATTTTGAATCCAGATATTAAG gaTTGGAACAGTTTCTTCACAACACTCTCAGACATGGAGGTATGCTTTCCTTCACCACAGTCTCCTGATGAGGCTGTGCTACGGACAAGAGCCAGACGCGAGCTGGCATCTGCCAgcctcaccaccacaaccacatcaaATTCTCTGCTGATGGCAACTGATGCCCGGGGCAATGATACCGAAGCCAATGTGACCATCAGTATTTTGGCAGATGTCCAGGTGCAGAGGAAAGGGGTCAGCCTCGAGGGGCTTACTTTGCACTCCCTCGTGGGGGCCAAGTTCTTTGGATTCAAGA GAGACAAGAGTTTCTTGGAAGTAACCATAGACTTGGCAAGGCAAATCTCCAAAAACTGGACTGCGTGCATGACCCTCTCCGGCCCAGCCCACTTGCTGCCCAACTCTCCTCAGACCCCTCCAACTTGCACACCAGTAAAG GAACCAAAGACAAATGAGGTGTTCTTAGCCCAGCCCTGGTTAGTGCTGGAAGAGGATGAATGGTGCATGAATGGCACCGTGGGAAGTCTCAGTGTCGCTCCACAGCACGAACTGAATGTTTATCTCACAGAG GGAGATGTAACTTTGATTCAGGTACACATTCTGTATACCACGTGTCTTCTCTGCGTTATGATGATTGGCCTCCTGTTTTACTTCCTTTGTGGGAAGCGCTGCTCGACACGTACCAAGGCAGCACCTCTTCCTGACAAA GTGCCCCTAAACCCATGA